GTCGCATGTGCTGTTGCTCGATCCCACCTATGGCGAATAGGCGCACGTGCTGGAGAAGGTCATCGGCTGCGAGGTCGAGCGCTTTCCTTTGCACAGGAAAGACGGCTACACGATCGATCTCGAGCGCATGATGGAGCGCATCGCGACCGGCCCCGATCTCGTCGTGCTGGTGAATCCGAACAGTCGCACCGGACGCGGGCTGATGGCGCGGGAGGTTTGCATGCTGCTGGAGGCTGCTTCATCGCGGACACGCTTCTGGATCGATGAAACGTACATCGACTACACCGGAGAAAGCGTGGAGCAGATGGTGTCCCGCCACGAAAATCTCATCGTCTGCAAGTCCATGTCGAAGGCTTATGCGCTCAGCGGCATGCGGGTCGCATATCTCTGCGCCGCGCCTCATCATCTGGAGGAGTTGCGGGCCTTCACCCCGCCGTGGGTGGTGGGCCTGCCCTCGCAGGTCGCGGCGGTGAAGGCGCTGGAGCATGCGAACTACTATGAACGTCGTTGGAAGGAGACCGTGCTACTGAGGTCGGCGCTGGCGATTGACTTGGGCGGCATGGGGTGGGAGGTCATCCCGGGCTCCGCGAATTTCCTGCTCGCGCATCTACCCGAGGAAGGACCTTCCGCAGGAGAGGTGGTCGCTGCATGCCGGGGGCGCGGGCTTTTCCTCCGCGATGCCGCGGCGATGGGCGCGAGCCTCGATGACGGGGCGATCCGCGTGGCGGTGAAGGACGCCGCGACGAACCGGAAGATGATCGGGATCCTTTCGGACATCGCGGGATCGACGGCGCGTGCAGCACGCGCTTCACTGGCCCGGTGCGCGAGCTGATCCTGAACGAGGAAATCCACACCCGGGTGATCCGGGAGCTGGTGCCGCAGGCGCGGCGCTTCCTGTGGATCGTGACGGCGGATATCAAGGACATGCACGTCGCGCGCGGCAGGCGGTCCGTGCCCTTCCTCCAGGTGCTCGCGGAGCTGGTGGAGGAGGGCGTGGCGGTGCGGCTGATCCATGCAAAGGAGCCCGGCCCGCGCTTCCGCGAGGACTTCGACCGCTACCCCGTGCTGGTGGAGAGCGATCTCTTCGAGCGGGTGCTCTGCCCGCGCGTCCACACGAAGGCGGTGATCGCGGACGGCAAGCGCGCCTTCATCGGCTCGCCGAACCTGACCGGCGCGGGCATGGGCGCGAAGCACGCGGACAAGCGGAACTTCGAGGCGGGCTTCCTGACCGACGAGCGCGAGGATCTCGAAAAGCTGGTCGGCTGGGTGGACGAGCTTTTCCTCGGCGACTTCTGCGCGAAGTGCCGCCTCCGCGACAAGTGCCCGGACCCGCTCGACGGCGATCAGGAGCAAGCCGGGTGATCCTTCAGTGGTTGTTTTCCTCCGCCCGCATCCGGTAGAATCCCCGCTCGTCACCGGTGGTGAGCATTACCCGTTGTCTCCCAGTCGTGGCGTGATGAAGCTGGAGCTCCGGCCCGACGGAACTCGTCCAGTCGCCCAGCCCGTCGCGGACGGCCACGGTCGTCCAGGATCCCGGGGTGAGGTTGGTTGAGCGCTCGATGATGAGCCGTACGGAGGCGTTGTATTCGGTGCCGACCTCGAACCAGAGTTCACCCCCATGGTGACCCCACCACGTGCTGTGCGCATCCGGATCGTTCCCCGTGGCCCATTCCATTTGGAGGTCCAGTCCATCCCCGTCCTGATCCTGCGGGGTGCCCTCCGCGTCCATGCCCATTCGTGAGGACCAGGCGGCGAAGGATTCGGTGCCGGTCAGGTCGATGGAGTAAATCGCCTGACCTGATCCTACGGGCTGCTGTTCCAATGCGGGAGCGAGCAGGATGCCCTTGCAGAGCATCAGCGATCCTCCGAGTGCCGAGGTCCGCTCAAGGTTGGTCAGCGGCGTGAAGGCATGGATGGACTTCACGAACGTATATCCGTCCTCGCTGGCGCGGTAGAGATGGATGGACCCGGAGTGACTGGAGAAAGGTTCGCCGATCGCCAGCCAGTCACGCTCCGCCACGATGTGGTAGCCGAAGGAACCGATGAAGACCGGATCCGGAGAAAAGATGATCTGGCGGGTCTCCCACCCCGCGGCGGTTTCTTCCATGATGTACACCGCTCCCGATGAGAGGCCGTCCACCTCCGCCGCAAAGTCGCCTGCGATCACGAAATTCCCCGAGCACTGGATCGAAGTTCCGAAGGTATTCGTCCAGGTGATGCGCGGGTCCCGTCTGGGGTTCACCGTGCCGAGAGGAATGATTCCAGTGGAGGAAAGCTGTGCGACCGAGAGGCAGGCTCCTTGCTCCTTGAAGTCGCGGTAGTAGAGGCGGTCCCTCTGGTCGATGGCGATCAGGGAAGATCCGACCATGATCACGGGAGTTGATACCGAGCCGATCATGACGGGTCTCTGACCTGAAATGTCGAAGACATGGAAGAGTGTGTTCCGACCGATGGGCTCCAGGTTGCTGTCCTTGTTTTGAGCGATCGCGACGAAGCGTCCGTTGCTGGCGGTCTGGTCTCCCAGACTGGAAGCGAAGAAGGGAGCCGGTCCAGGGATGACCTCATTCAGAAGCCATTGTCCCGGGCCTGTCTTTCTGCCGAATTGGATCGCATCTTCACGGGCTTGCCCGGGCAGGCCCGGATTGCCGAGCACCACCAGGTCTCCATGGAGGGCGAGTCCATGCGCATTGCGATCCGTGCGAGGAAAGAGCCCGGGCTCGCTGAAAGCCGGACCATCGTTCACGGAGAAAAGGCCTCCCGTGCGTGTCCGGGTAGAGTGACCCCCGGCTCCGCCGTAACGGCGGAAGAGCAGGTCATCCCCGTCAAAGGCCACCTTCGCGAAAGACGTGTCTCCATCGGGAATGATCCGCTGGATCGCTCTCGGCAAGGTGGTCCGTTCCTTCATATAAGCCACGGGCGGGCTCGGCTCATCGGGGTTCGAGAGCCCGAAGCCGACCGCCGGACGGGCACGCACTGCTGCCCCGGCGACCGGGTGGGGATTGTCCAGCAGCCGGAAGGTGAAGTTGGCGGTGGATTCACCGGCTTCCAGGAAGCGGGTCTGTGCGTGCGGGACGAAATCGCGGTTCTCCGTGCCGCCGTTGAATCCCTCGATGCCGACCACCAGCGGAAGTGGCGTGGTAGCCGGAGTATCCAGGCTGGCGGAAAATGAGATGGAATCGCGAGTGGAGCCGACCTGGTTGGTCTCCGGGGTGATGGTCAGCCGGGGCAGGTCGCGGCCCATTTCCACGATCATCACGTCCCGGCGACTCCATTGGTCAGGATCGCTGTGGACGACGGCGAAGCGGCCGGCCGGGCTGACATTGGAGTATATTTCGCCCCGGGTGTGCCATGGATGGACGGGGAGATAGGACAGGGTCGGACGCAGCGAGTTCCCGAGGCGCTCGTAGCCGACAGCCTGCGGTACCGCTGCGTAAGTGGCAGTATCCCTGCTTTCCTGCATGCCGACCAGGAATCCTGTCGGGGATGGAACGCTCCAATCTTGGAAGATTCCGATTTCCGCCGGTGGGAAGAGGGACGGCACCTCCTGGAAGAGGCCCGTCGGTTGGGGGACGTAGCAGCGGAGTCTCCCGTTGTCGTGGCCCGCGACCAGCATTCCTTGGGAGAACTCAAGGATCTGGACGGTCGATGCCACCTGGTCGAATGCGAAGTTCTGGAGGTGCTCGAATTTGCCGGCGTTTTCGTTCCAACGGAAAATAGCCACGCCGCGCTTTTGCAGGGCATTCGCCCCCGGGCTGGTGAAGCTCGCGGCGAGATAAGGAGGGGACCACGCCAGTTGTCCGCCGATGGTCGCCCGGCTGCTGCCCCAGTCACCACCGGAGAAGCCGGCGTCGGCATGGCTGAGGACGGAGTGGAGGGTGAGTGTTCCACCCTGCCTGCGGAATGCGTGGATGAAGCCGGAGTGGCCCTGTATCGAGACTCCCTGGTTGGCGAACACCCAATCGGACGTGAGGATGATCTCGCTGCCGAAGCTGCCGACAGGGTCGGCGGTGGACCAGAGCGCCGCACCGGGAACCCAGTCGCCCGCTCCATTCTTTACGAAGCTCCGGATGTGTCCGCGACTGTACAGGTCGCCGTCTTCTCCCAGGAGAATCAGGGTTTCATCGTGGACCAGCGCTCCGGCTCCGACCCGGCGGTCGCCGGGGACCGAGGAGGGTGGGGTCACGATCTCGGGGGCCGAGACCCACTGCCCGTCCGCCTGACGGATGAAGCGCAGGAGACGGGGCCGGGTATGTCCCCAGCCCACGTAGTAGCCCAGGATCAGCTCCTCATCGCTCATGGAGATATTCTCGGGCGCGGGGAAAAAGTCCTGGCTTCGGATGTCGGCGACTGGCGGGGTGACGTGGGCGATGACTTGCGTCGGGAGTTCTCCGTTCCGCGGTGCGCGGTCCGCGATGGAGATCACCGGATTGTCACCGAAGCGATCTGCTCCCCACACCTTGGCCTCGTCCATCCGGATGGTCTCGGTGGGCTCGGCGATGAGGTCCTTTGTGATGAGGACCGGCAATTCATGCCAATCCGTGCCGGGGTAGAGGAAGTCGATCCCGGGAGGGGCGACGTAGTCGGAGCCCGCGGTGGCGGTGCCGCCCAGAGGGCCTCGTTCGAGGATCTGGACCGTATTCACCGGCCGGCTCGTGGCGATTCCCAGGCGGACCACCGCCGCATCCTCGTCGGTTTCATACGAGGCGGGCAGGTAGGCGTAGGCCAGCCGGGGGCCGGGTTCCAGTGTCCGGAAGACCTTTCCCCAGCCCTGCAGCTCCACGACGAAGCGGTCGGTCGTCGCGAAGATCCGCGATCCATAGGTCTCGCTGTCCCAGGAAGGATCCGCGATGCAGCCGGTCCATTCCCAGCCTGTGTCTTCACCCTCACCGCTGCGGTCGGCGATCAGCAGTGCGCCTTGGTTGGCGCGGTTCGGATTGAAGGAGCTGGCCGGAGCCCCGATCATGATTCGGCCGTCGTGGTGGGCGATGGCGGTCCCCGCGCCTTTCAGCCAGCCGGGAATCTCAAGTTCGCCAAGGGCTAGCAGCGGTCCCGTGTGTTGGAGGCGGAATCGGGCGACGCGGCCCGGGCCTGCCGCATTCGGCGCTCCGGCGAGCAATTCGCCATCCGCGAAGCAGAGTGCGCTTCCGAAGCGCTCCGTGGTGCCTGCCGTGCCGGCGAGTCGCTGCTGTTCCTGCCAGGTCCCGCCGGATTTCCGGTAGAGTATCACCAACCCGCGGTCATTTTCACCACGGCCGATGCCAGCCAGGAGATTGGTGCCATCCGTGACGAGGCAGGAGAGCACTGCGGGATCGGTGGCGGACGATGCGGCATTCGGATTCGCCGGCAGGTCGCTCGAGCTGACGAGCGACCATGTACCGCTCCCGGCCGGATGCTGGAACTCATGGAAGCGGCCACCGATCCCTTCGCTTGCCACGAACAAGGAATTTCCATGCAGGAGGATCCGGAAGCCGAACCCGTGGTGGGCGGGGTTCGGATTTTCCAGTGTGCCTGCCGGAGTCCAGGTGTCATCTGCTGCCCGGGTGAAACAGTAAACCCGGCCTACGGGTGTGCCGGAAGCGGTGAAGCCGGGCGCGCCCACCAGCAAGGTGTCGCCATGCCAGGCGCATGAATGTCCGAAGCGTACCGCGCTTCCGCTGGATGCGTCCGAAGCGGGGGGGCGGACGAACCCCCGGGACTCGGACAGATCGGCCCCGTAGATGTAGACGAGATTGCTTGTCGGTTGGCCGATGGCTCCGAAGGAGTCGGAGAAGGCGGCGCCGGGCTCGGGAAAATCCCCGCTCTGATGGTTGCCGAATTCATAGGTCGCGGGCTCCGCTGCACCCAGCGGGGCCGTCATGAGACAGATGCCGATGAGGATCCGCGGGATACGGGAGATGATGGGGAAGAGGGATCGCATCGCTTTGATG
The sequence above is drawn from the Luteolibacter flavescens genome and encodes:
- a CDS encoding phospholipase D-like domain-containing protein — encoded protein: MRELILNEEIHTRVIRELVPQARRFLWIVTADIKDMHVARGRRSVPFLQVLAELVEEGVAVRLIHAKEPGPRFREDFDRYPVLVESDLFERVLCPRVHTKAVIADGKRAFIGSPNLTGAGMGAKHADKRNFEAGFLTDEREDLEKLVGWVDELFLGDFCAKCRLRDKCPDPLDGDQEQAG
- a CDS encoding pyridoxal phosphate-dependent aminotransferase; amino-acid sequence: MLEKVIGCEVERFPLHRKDGYTIDLERMMERIATGPDLVVLVNPNSRTGRGLMAREVCMLLEAASSRTRFWIDETYIDYTGESVEQMVSRHENLIVCKSMSKAYALSGMRVAYLCAAPHHLEELRAFTPPWVVGLPSQVAAVKALEHANYYERRWKETVLLRSALAIDLGGMGWEVIPGSANFLLAHLPEEGPSAGEVVAACRGRGLFLRDAAAMGASLDDGAIRVAVKDAATNRKMIGILSDIAGSTARAARASLARCAS